In Hasllibacter sp. MH4015, the following proteins share a genomic window:
- the gyrB gene encoding DNA topoisomerase (ATP-hydrolyzing) subunit B: MSDTPASGEDYGADSIKVLKGLEAVRKRPGMYIGDTDDGSGLHHMVYEVVDNGIDEALAGHADAVTVTIHADNSVSVSDNGRGIPVGLHEEEGVSAAEVIMTQLHAGGKFDSNSYKVSGGLHGVGVSVVNALSDWLELRIWRDGKEHVARFEGGFTTKHLEVVGECGDRTGTEVRFMASTDTFSNLDYSFKTLENRLRELAFLNSGVRIILRDERPADALETDLFYEGGVKEFVRYLDRSKTAAMEEPIFIEGTRDDIGVEVAMWWNDSYHENVLPFTNNIPQRDGGTHLAGFRGALTRTINLYAQSSGIAKKEKVNFTGDDAREGLTCVLSVKVPDPKFSSQTKDKLVSSEVRPAVEGLVNEKLQEWFEEHPQEARQIVGKIIEAALAREAARKARELTRRKTAMDVASLPGKLADCQEKDPSKSEIFLVEGDSAGGSAKQGRSRHNQAVLPLRGKILNVERARFDRMLGSQEIGTLITALGTGIGRDEFNIEKLRYHKIVIMTDADVDGAHIRTLLLTFFFRQMPEIIEGGYLYIAQPPLYKVSRGKSEVYLKDQASLEDYLVAQGIEGASLRLPSGEEIAGQDLARVVEGARHFKRILDAFPTHYPRHIVEQAAIAGAFDAGKADSDLQGVADDVAKRLDLVAVEYERGWQGRITQDHGIRLSRVLRGVEEIRTLDGAVLRSGEARKLSEVSKDTRIVYRDPATLSRKDREQLIHGPSELLQAILDEGAKGQQMQRYKGLGEMNPDQLWETTLDPEARTLLQVKIADLADADDIFTKLMGDVVEPRREFIQANALSVENLDF, translated from the coding sequence ATGAGCGACACACCCGCAAGCGGCGAAGACTATGGCGCCGATTCCATCAAGGTTCTCAAAGGGTTGGAGGCGGTTCGCAAGCGCCCCGGCATGTATATCGGCGACACCGATGATGGCAGTGGTTTGCACCACATGGTCTACGAGGTCGTGGACAACGGCATTGATGAGGCGTTGGCCGGTCACGCGGACGCGGTGACGGTCACGATCCACGCCGATAATTCCGTTTCCGTCTCCGACAATGGCCGCGGCATTCCGGTGGGCCTTCACGAGGAAGAAGGCGTATCCGCCGCCGAGGTCATCATGACCCAACTCCACGCAGGCGGTAAGTTCGACAGCAATTCCTACAAGGTCTCCGGCGGTCTGCACGGGGTCGGCGTGTCCGTCGTCAATGCGCTCTCCGATTGGTTGGAGCTGCGCATCTGGCGCGACGGCAAGGAACATGTCGCGCGGTTCGAAGGCGGGTTCACCACCAAGCATCTCGAAGTCGTCGGCGAATGCGGCGACCGCACCGGGACGGAGGTGCGCTTCATGGCCTCCACCGATACGTTCTCCAACCTCGATTATTCCTTCAAGACGCTGGAAAACCGCCTCCGCGAACTGGCCTTCCTGAATTCCGGCGTCCGCATCATCTTGCGCGATGAACGCCCGGCGGATGCGCTGGAAACCGACCTGTTCTACGAGGGTGGGGTGAAGGAATTCGTCCGCTACCTCGACCGGTCCAAGACCGCCGCCATGGAAGAGCCGATTTTCATCGAAGGCACGCGCGACGATATCGGCGTCGAGGTCGCGATGTGGTGGAACGACAGCTACCACGAAAACGTCCTGCCGTTCACCAACAACATCCCCCAGCGCGATGGCGGCACGCACCTGGCGGGCTTTCGCGGCGCGCTGACCCGCACGATCAACCTCTACGCGCAATCCTCGGGCATTGCGAAGAAGGAGAAGGTGAATTTCACCGGCGACGACGCGCGCGAGGGGCTGACCTGCGTTCTGTCCGTGAAGGTGCCGGACCCGAAATTCTCTTCCCAGACGAAGGACAAACTCGTCTCCTCCGAAGTGCGCCCCGCCGTGGAAGGCTTGGTGAACGAAAAGCTTCAGGAATGGTTCGAGGAGCATCCCCAGGAAGCGCGCCAGATCGTCGGCAAGATCATCGAAGCGGCGTTGGCCCGCGAAGCCGCCCGCAAGGCCCGCGAACTGACCCGGCGCAAGACGGCGATGGACGTCGCCTCGCTTCCCGGCAAACTCGCCGATTGCCAGGAAAAGGACCCCTCCAAGTCCGAGATTTTCCTGGTGGAGGGCGACAGCGCCGGCGGCTCCGCCAAGCAGGGCCGCTCGCGCCACAACCAGGCCGTCCTGCCCCTGCGCGGGAAGATCCTCAACGTCGAACGCGCGCGGTTCGACCGGATGCTCGGCAGTCAGGAGATCGGGACGCTCATCACCGCACTTGGCACCGGGATCGGGCGGGACGAATTCAACATCGAGAAACTGCGCTACCACAAGATCGTCATCATGACCGATGCCGATGTGGACGGTGCCCACATCCGCACGCTTCTGCTGACCTTCTTCTTCCGCCAGATGCCGGAGATCATCGAGGGCGGCTACCTCTATATCGCCCAGCCGCCCCTCTATAAGGTCAGCCGCGGCAAGTCTGAGGTCTATCTGAAGGATCAGGCCTCGCTTGAGGATTACCTCGTGGCCCAGGGCATCGAAGGCGCGTCGCTGCGCCTGCCCTCGGGGGAGGAGATCGCGGGCCAGGATCTTGCCCGCGTCGTCGAAGGGGCGCGCCACTTCAAGCGCATCCTCGATGCGTTCCCCACCCATTATCCCCGCCACATCGTCGAACAGGCCGCCATCGCGGGCGCGTTCGATGCGGGCAAGGCCGACAGCGATTTGCAGGGCGTCGCCGACGACGTCGCCAAACGGCTCGACCTCGTGGCCGTGGAATACGAACGCGGTTGGCAGGGGCGTATCACGCAGGATCACGGCATCCGCCTCTCCCGCGTACTGCGTGGCGTGGAGGAGATCCGCACGCTCGACGGCGCCGTCCTGCGCTCGGGCGAGGCGCGCAAGCTGTCGGAAGTCTCCAAGGACACCCGCATCGTCTACCGCGACCCCGCCACGCTGTCCCGCAAGGACCGGGAACAGCTCATCCACGGCCCGTCGGAGCTTCTGCAAGCGATCCTCGACGAAGGCGCCAAGGGCCAGCAGATGCAGCGCTACAAGGGTCTGGGCGAAATGAACCCCGACCAGCTATGGGAAACCACCCTCGATCCGGAGGCGCGCACGCTCTTGCAGGTCAAGATCGCCGATTTGGCCGATGCCGACGATATCTTCACCAAGCTGATGGGCGATGTGGTGGAGCCAAGGCGGGAATTCATCCAGGCCAACGCATTGAGTGTGGAAAACCTCGACTTTTAA
- a CDS encoding DUF2461 domain-containing protein — protein sequence MSDGFADLITRANGFFTDLSANNNREFYEAHKATYNADIKKPAELLADLFAEDLAKATGTAHKPKLFRIHRDVRFSKDKTPYNTHLHLLWSQPVQAPTPAWFFGSAPDYLLLGMGVMNLEKDSLTAYRTMVDRHGDELTDAMDAAHKAIGARLSDWGPDPLKRVPKTLRPRPSPWRSAQKQGLCRDGGPAPGLGKGGAAQDAQRNGPGVSPDPRDSLGRLSRLTRSPKRFESRARGKGSLTLSPASSESRPKGPISQTAGYPYLG from the coding sequence ATGTCCGACGGTTTCGCCGATCTCATCACCCGCGCCAACGGGTTCTTCACCGACCTCAGTGCCAACAACAACCGTGAGTTCTACGAGGCCCACAAAGCCACCTACAACGCGGACATCAAGAAGCCGGCCGAGCTTCTCGCCGATCTCTTTGCGGAGGATCTCGCCAAGGCCACCGGCACGGCGCACAAGCCCAAACTCTTTCGCATCCACCGCGATGTGCGCTTCTCCAAGGACAAGACCCCCTACAATACGCATTTGCATCTGCTCTGGTCGCAACCGGTTCAGGCGCCCACGCCCGCATGGTTCTTCGGCAGCGCCCCCGATTACCTCCTGCTCGGGATGGGGGTGATGAACCTCGAAAAGGACAGCCTCACCGCCTACCGCACCATGGTCGACCGCCACGGCGACGAGCTGACGGACGCGATGGATGCCGCGCACAAGGCCATCGGCGCGCGGTTGAGCGATTGGGGCCCCGATCCGCTCAAGCGGGTGCCAAAAACCCTTCGACCCCGACCATCCCCATGGCGATCTGCTCAAAAGCAAGGCCTTTGCCGTGACGGCGGACCTGCCCCCGGGCTGGGAAAAGGCGGGGCTGCTCAAGACGCTCAACGCAATGGTCCCGGCGTTTCTCCCGATCCACGCGATTCTCTCGGACGCCTTTCCCGGCTGACCCGATCGCCCAAACGATTCGAATCGCGCGCCCGGGGTAAGGGCAGCCTTACCTTAAGCCCCGCTTCATCCGAATCCCGCCCCAAGGGCCCGATCTCCCAAACTGCGGGATACCCTTACCTTGGGTGA
- the csgH gene encoding curli-like amyloid fiber formation chaperone CsgH — translation MTKISKSRTALGLAAISTAVLGCTAISAETDSMTREAHAQATAPVACAVNIQTSGNGFVLEPVVQANEAVSGIYQLRVEGPGTRMNQGGPFSANAGQTVELGRMQMSGSASSLDAELTLTIDGRNYSCPVSL, via the coding sequence ATGACCAAGATTTCCAAATCCCGCACGGCCCTCGGCCTCGCCGCGATCAGCACGGCCGTCCTGGGCTGCACCGCGATCTCTGCCGAAACCGACAGCATGACCCGCGAAGCCCACGCCCAAGCCACCGCACCCGTCGCATGTGCCGTGAACATCCAGACCTCCGGCAACGGCTTCGTGCTGGAACCGGTCGTGCAGGCCAACGAGGCCGTCTCCGGCATCTACCAGCTGCGCGTCGAAGGCCCCGGCACCCGCATGAACCAGGGTGGCCCGTTCTCGGCCAATGCCGGTCAGACGGTCGAACTTGGCCGTATGCAAATGTCCGGCTCCGCCTCCAGCCTTGATGCGGAACTGACCCTCACCATCGACGGCCGCAATTACAGCTGCCCCGTGTCCCTCTAA
- a CDS encoding MFS transporter, which translates to MARFRFHGLLPFLLLLFVGTLSNSAIVPFMGFFLIDGLGQAPWILSVYSGLAIALTVGTNRAFGRRIDGGAPVFPLIGLAAGGYALAALALSLSPSLPVMLTMGALGFGLSASAISTMFSLGGHLAEGASIDRPRFNAIMRATTSTAWMIGPALSFLAAGLYGPAIVFKGAMALGLLWLALWWTSLPRNATAKAPPRPVDPGTTIAPPKGLALAAAFVFCLSIAHGLTFSALPLFFTQEVGLPDFAPGTAFSVKTFVEVIAIFSTPVLMARFGLRAPLMAATLLAIGAILVLASVSTLPQMLFGAALEGLYYGLFASLGISYVQSFAPDRPAQATAMYWNALMISGLLAGPAVGLIAQISSFQTVIYTSSAVAALAALILLAGGRTRT; encoded by the coding sequence GTGGCCCGATTCCGGTTCCATGGATTGTTGCCCTTCTTGCTGCTGCTCTTCGTCGGCACGCTCAGCAATTCTGCCATCGTCCCGTTCATGGGCTTCTTCCTGATCGATGGGCTGGGGCAAGCGCCTTGGATTCTCAGCGTCTATTCCGGTCTGGCCATTGCACTGACCGTGGGCACCAACCGCGCCTTCGGGCGGCGGATCGATGGCGGCGCGCCGGTCTTTCCCCTGATCGGCCTTGCGGCGGGCGGCTATGCGCTGGCGGCACTGGCGCTCAGCCTGTCACCCAGCCTCCCGGTTATGCTGACCATGGGCGCGCTTGGCTTCGGGCTCAGCGCGTCGGCGATCTCCACCATGTTCAGCCTTGGCGGCCATCTGGCGGAAGGGGCGAGCATCGACCGTCCGCGCTTCAATGCGATCATGCGGGCCACAACCTCGACCGCGTGGATGATCGGCCCCGCGCTCAGCTTTCTGGCGGCCGGCCTTTATGGCCCCGCCATTGTGTTCAAGGGGGCGATGGCACTCGGCCTTCTCTGGCTTGCCCTATGGTGGACATCCCTGCCGCGAAACGCGACAGCCAAGGCACCCCCCAGACCGGTCGATCCCGGCACCACCATCGCACCTCCCAAGGGTCTGGCACTCGCCGCTGCCTTCGTGTTCTGCCTGTCCATCGCCCATGGCCTCACTTTCTCGGCCCTGCCATTGTTCTTCACGCAAGAGGTCGGTCTGCCCGATTTCGCTCCCGGGACCGCCTTCAGCGTCAAGACGTTCGTGGAAGTCATCGCGATCTTCTCCACCCCTGTCCTGATGGCCCGCTTCGGCCTGCGCGCGCCTCTGATGGCGGCGACCTTACTGGCCATCGGCGCAATCCTTGTCCTCGCTTCGGTCAGCACGCTGCCCCAGATGCTTTTCGGCGCGGCGCTAGAGGGGCTCTATTACGGGCTCTTCGCCAGCCTCGGGATTTCCTACGTGCAAAGCTTCGCGCCCGACCGTCCGGCGCAGGCCACGGCGATGTATTGGAATGCGCTGATGATCAGCGGCTTGCTCGCCGGTCCCGCCGTGGGCCTGATTGCGCAGATCAGCAGTTTCCAGACGGTGATCTACACGTCGTCCGCCGTGGCGGCGCTAGCCGCGCTGATTCTTCTGGCGGGCGGTCGCACGCGGACCTGA
- a CDS encoding rhodanese-related sulfurtransferase, translating to MVTVAALYHFAKVPDPSTVKGPLADVACNAGVRGSLLIAPEGINGTIAGSRKGIDTVLAHIRALPGFAGLEWKESHAEAPPFGKLKVRLKKEIVTMGAPGLDPASVGTHVDPADWNALIQAPDVAVIDTRNDYEVAIGTFEGAVDPETTSFRDFPKWWDENKERFGNKRIAMFCTGGIRCEKSTAFLKAQGVEEVYHLKGGILKYLEEVPEEESLWQGGCFVFDERVAVGHGLRELPYDLCRACRQPITAEDRERGAFEEGVSCHRCIDLHSDADRARFRERQKQIALAKARGEMHLGR from the coding sequence ATGGTCACTGTTGCTGCCCTCTATCATTTCGCCAAAGTGCCGGACCCTTCCACCGTGAAGGGGCCGTTGGCGGACGTTGCGTGCAACGCAGGGGTGAGGGGGTCGTTGTTGATTGCGCCGGAGGGGATCAACGGGACGATTGCGGGGTCGCGCAAGGGGATTGATACGGTTTTGGCGCACATTCGGGCTTTGCCCGGATTTGCCGGGTTGGAATGGAAGGAGAGCCATGCGGAGGCTCCGCCGTTCGGGAAGCTGAAGGTGCGGCTCAAGAAGGAGATCGTGACGATGGGCGCGCCGGGGCTGGACCCGGCCTCGGTCGGGACCCATGTGGACCCCGCCGATTGGAACGCGCTGATCCAGGCGCCGGACGTGGCGGTGATTGATACGCGGAACGATTACGAGGTGGCGATTGGGACGTTTGAGGGGGCGGTGGACCCGGAGACGACGAGCTTTCGCGATTTTCCGAAATGGTGGGACGAGAACAAGGAGCGGTTCGGAAACAAGCGGATTGCGATGTTCTGCACGGGCGGCATCCGGTGTGAGAAGTCCACCGCGTTCCTGAAAGCGCAGGGGGTGGAGGAGGTGTACCACCTCAAAGGCGGCATTCTGAAATACCTCGAAGAGGTGCCGGAGGAGGAAAGCCTGTGGCAGGGCGGCTGCTTCGTGTTCGACGAGCGGGTCGCCGTGGGCCACGGGTTGAGGGAACTGCCATATGACCTGTGCCGCGCCTGTCGGCAGCCGATTACGGCGGAGGATCGCGAGCGTGGGGCCTTCGAGGAGGGCGTATCTTGCCACCGATGCATCGACCTCCACAGCGATGCGGATCGCGCGCGGTTCCGGGAGCGGCAGAAGCAGATCGCCTTGGCCAAGGCGCGGGGCGAGATGCATCTGGGGCGGTAA
- the pncA gene encoding bifunctional nicotinamidase/pyrazinamidase, which translates to MTQALIVIDVQNDFCPGGALAVPEGDVIVPGINALMADFPAVILTQDWHPAGHSSFASTHDAEPMTMTEMPYGPQVLWPDHCIQGSIGAQFHPDLTIDRADLIIRKGYNPAIDSYSAFFENDHTTPTGLEGYLRTRGITDLTMVGLATDFCVNFSAVDAAKLGFNVTVREDLTRAIDFDGSLNAAREGMRETGVLLA; encoded by the coding sequence ATGACCCAAGCCCTCATCGTCATCGACGTGCAAAACGACTTTTGCCCCGGCGGCGCGCTCGCTGTGCCTGAGGGTGACGTAATCGTCCCCGGTATCAACGCGCTTATGGCCGACTTCCCCGCCGTTATCCTCACCCAGGATTGGCACCCGGCGGGGCATTCCTCCTTCGCCTCGACCCATGATGCCGAGCCGATGACCATGACCGAAATGCCCTACGGTCCCCAGGTGCTCTGGCCCGATCATTGCATCCAGGGCTCCATCGGCGCGCAGTTTCACCCGGACCTCACAATCGACCGCGCGGACCTCATCATCCGCAAGGGCTACAACCCCGCCATCGACAGCTATTCCGCCTTCTTCGAGAATGACCACACCACGCCCACCGGCCTCGAAGGCTACCTGCGGACGCGCGGCATCACGGACCTCACCATGGTCGGCCTCGCCACGGATTTCTGCGTGAACTTCTCCGCCGTGGATGCCGCGAAACTGGGCTTCAACGTCACCGTGCGGGAGGATCTGACCCGCGCCATCGACTTCGACGGCTCCCTTAATGCCGCCCGAGAAGGGATGCGCGAAACCGGTGTCCTCTTGGCATGA
- a CDS encoding nucleotidyltransferase domain-containing protein: MDFVIVTEAGLTDDIAALWRDTLSDLGQLVLWRDRSVAPTLINAILAPDIRIDALVLQPAQLGRHTQDGVQVLLDRDALYDTLPPSPPAPQRDVRRHAYQFEEFIRVLALLPLVVGRQEFINGVTGLTHLRRYLIDLLIAEAGVPFGGGALVLNPRLTQAQQRLLTGLPPLVPTRDGVIKAHRAYAAAYLPRARAFAKAEGIDWPAAFEDATLTNLEQTLGLKIY; encoded by the coding sequence ATGGATTTCGTGATCGTGACGGAGGCGGGGCTGACCGATGACATCGCGGCGCTCTGGCGGGATACGCTTTCCGATCTCGGTCAGCTCGTTCTCTGGCGCGACCGCTCCGTCGCGCCGACGCTCATCAACGCCATCCTCGCACCCGACATTCGGATCGACGCGCTGGTCCTGCAACCGGCGCAGCTTGGTCGGCACACGCAAGACGGCGTGCAGGTCCTGCTTGATCGCGACGCGCTCTACGACACGCTTCCGCCAAGCCCGCCTGCGCCGCAGCGCGATGTCCGCCGCCATGCCTACCAGTTCGAGGAGTTCATCCGCGTTCTCGCCCTCCTCCCCCTCGTTGTGGGGCGGCAGGAATTCATCAATGGCGTCACCGGGCTCACACACCTGCGCCGTTACTTGATCGACCTTCTGATCGCGGAGGCGGGCGTGCCCTTTGGCGGTGGCGCGCTGGTTCTGAACCCGCGCCTGACACAGGCGCAGCAAAGGCTTCTGACCGGTCTGCCGCCCCTGGTCCCGACACGCGACGGCGTCATCAAAGCGCATCGCGCCTACGCCGCCGCCTACCTGCCCCGCGCGCGGGCCTTCGCGAAGGCCGAAGGCATCGACTGGCCCGCGGCGTTCGAAGACGCCACGCTTACCAATCTCGAACAGACGCTCGGGCTGAAGATCTACTGA
- a CDS encoding mechanosensitive ion channel family protein: MEPVNILLQQLRDIARASIEMLPQLAVAVVVLLLTWGIARGVQALLSRVMSGSKLRPSLKELFELFAGIFVWVMGLMIAAVIVFPNLTPSSILAGLGIGSVAIGFAFKDVFENFLAGIIILSRRKMRIGDHIECEGIEGEVKKIAIRESHIRQTDGQLVIVPNAMLFKNPLTIRTDQEVRRVTVICGVAYGEDVDASRDVIAKAVEGCKSVVGEKPIQIFAREFNSSSIDFEVTWWTGSKPVDVRQSRDEIVAAVKRALDDAGIEIPFPYRTLTFKEPLSLAQQGEGDQ; this comes from the coding sequence ATGGAACCCGTGAACATTCTGTTGCAGCAATTGCGCGACATTGCCCGCGCGTCGATCGAAATGCTGCCGCAGCTTGCCGTCGCTGTTGTCGTGCTTCTGCTGACCTGGGGCATTGCGAGGGGGGTGCAGGCGCTGCTGTCGCGCGTCATGTCGGGATCGAAGCTGCGCCCGAGCCTCAAGGAATTGTTCGAGCTGTTCGCGGGCATCTTTGTCTGGGTCATGGGGCTGATGATTGCTGCCGTGATCGTGTTCCCGAACCTGACGCCGTCGAGCATCCTTGCGGGGCTTGGCATCGGATCGGTCGCCATCGGGTTCGCCTTCAAGGACGTGTTCGAGAATTTCCTGGCCGGGATCATCATCCTGTCGCGGCGCAAGATGCGGATCGGGGATCATATCGAATGCGAGGGGATCGAGGGCGAGGTGAAGAAGATCGCCATCCGTGAAAGCCATATCCGCCAGACAGATGGGCAATTGGTGATCGTGCCGAACGCCATGCTGTTCAAGAACCCGCTGACCATCCGCACAGATCAGGAAGTGCGCCGGGTCACGGTGATCTGCGGCGTCGCCTATGGCGAGGATGTTGATGCGTCGCGCGACGTGATCGCCAAGGCGGTCGAGGGCTGCAAGAGCGTGGTGGGGGAGAAGCCGATCCAGATTTTCGCGCGGGAATTCAACTCCTCCTCCATTGATTTCGAAGTGACGTGGTGGACCGGATCGAAGCCGGTGGACGTGCGCCAATCCCGCGATGAGATCGTGGCCGCCGTGAAACGCGCGCTCGACGATGCGGGTATCGAGATCCCGTTCCCCTATCGCACCCTGACCTTCAAGGAACCGCTGTCACTGGCGCAGCAGGGTGAGGGGGATCAGTAG
- a CDS encoding HWE histidine kinase domain-containing protein, with protein sequence MSEMTSALKEQYLIAVKVAGLGLGRVDYIDDTITLDARAAALFDLPAEEASPRGDLHARIHPEDRAKIDYQVDILLDPDKDDFIDVQHRVLHGNGDVVWVSARKQVSFEDGPDGQRPVRGLVAIMDISEHKAALAHNTFLMRELTHRSRNLLSVVQGLVRRTLRSGPSETFEERLLQRLEGLARNSDALSEDAWRHADLKQLAIAQLSGFVDPHGSRLRLEGGSAKLDAAQAQAIGMAFHELATNAVKYGALSSSDGQIILNAGPSEDDEATFEVTWTEVGGPSVTAPSHAGFGTTVLTDLVAGAVNGSVDVSYPARGLVWRLRMPNRDLS encoded by the coding sequence ATGAGTGAAATGACATCCGCGCTGAAGGAACAATATCTGATCGCCGTCAAGGTCGCCGGTCTTGGGCTGGGCCGTGTGGATTATATCGACGACACGATCACGCTGGATGCGCGCGCCGCGGCCTTGTTCGACCTGCCGGCGGAGGAGGCGAGTCCGCGTGGTGACCTGCATGCCCGCATTCATCCCGAGGATCGCGCGAAGATCGACTACCAGGTCGATATCCTGCTGGACCCGGACAAGGACGATTTCATCGACGTGCAGCACCGGGTTCTGCACGGCAACGGTGACGTCGTGTGGGTGAGCGCGCGCAAACAGGTCTCGTTCGAAGACGGACCGGATGGCCAGAGACCGGTCCGGGGCCTCGTCGCGATCATGGACATTTCGGAGCATAAGGCCGCGCTGGCGCATAACACCTTCCTGATGCGGGAGCTGACCCACCGGTCCCGCAACCTTCTGTCCGTTGTGCAGGGTCTGGTCCGGCGCACATTGCGATCCGGCCCTTCCGAGACATTCGAGGAGCGCCTTCTGCAACGGTTGGAGGGATTGGCGCGGAATTCCGATGCGCTGTCCGAGGATGCGTGGCGGCACGCCGACCTGAAGCAACTGGCCATTGCGCAGCTATCGGGCTTCGTCGATCCGCACGGGTCCCGGCTTCGGCTGGAAGGAGGCAGCGCCAAGTTGGACGCAGCGCAGGCGCAGGCGATCGGCATGGCGTTCCACGAACTGGCGACCAATGCGGTCAAATACGGTGCGCTTTCATCGTCGGACGGTCAGATCATCCTGAATGCAGGGCCGTCCGAAGACGACGAAGCCACGTTCGAAGTGACATGGACGGAGGTTGGCGGGCCCTCGGTCACGGCGCCATCCCATGCCGGATTCGGGACCACGGTTCTGACCGATCTGGTTGCCGGTGCGGTGAACGGATCCGTCGACGTGTCCTATCCCGCGCGGGGCCTGGTGTGGCGATTGCGCATGCCCAACCGCGATCTGTCCTAG
- a CDS encoding serine/threonine protein kinase has protein sequence MTAKTIVNSWNEWDPLRHVIVGRADDCHIPPEEPALDAKVPEDSDMRGQWGRRPQDTIDRANELLDNFASLLEKRGIRVDRPTPIDHSKPATTPDFHTDSQFGCMPPRDVLLTVGSEILEATMSYRCRWFEYLNYRPLMQKYWDEDPNFRHEAAPKPRLTDADYHPDYLSDKIGVEKRLQWAAEKFFVTTEEEPLFDAADVLRFGRDLVVQHGFTTNLKGIEWLARHFPDHRVHAVNFPGDPYPIHIDATFTPLRPGLILNNPQRRLPDDQRALFEKNDWEIVDAAQPAHNAPPPLCYSSTWLSMNVLVLDPKTVCVEASEVYQMEQMDKLGMEVIPVNLRDAYAFGGGLHCCTADVYREGGLEDYFPVQ, from the coding sequence ATGACCGCGAAAACAATCGTCAACAGCTGGAATGAATGGGACCCTTTGCGCCACGTCATCGTAGGCCGCGCCGACGATTGCCACATTCCACCGGAGGAGCCCGCGCTCGACGCGAAGGTGCCGGAAGACAGCGACATGCGCGGCCAATGGGGACGGCGCCCACAGGACACCATCGACCGCGCGAATGAGCTTCTCGATAATTTCGCATCGCTCCTCGAAAAGCGCGGCATCCGCGTCGATCGCCCCACGCCCATCGACCATTCCAAACCCGCGACCACACCGGATTTCCACACCGACAGCCAGTTCGGCTGCATGCCGCCCCGCGACGTCCTGCTGACCGTCGGCTCCGAGATCCTCGAAGCCACGATGTCCTACCGTTGCCGCTGGTTCGAATACCTCAACTATCGCCCCCTGATGCAAAAATACTGGGACGAAGACCCCAACTTCCGGCACGAGGCCGCGCCCAAGCCCCGTCTCACCGACGCCGACTACCACCCCGATTACCTGTCCGACAAAATCGGCGTCGAAAAGCGCCTGCAATGGGCGGCTGAGAAGTTCTTCGTCACGACGGAGGAGGAGCCGCTCTTCGACGCCGCCGATGTCCTGCGCTTCGGCCGGGACCTCGTGGTGCAGCACGGCTTCACCACCAACCTCAAGGGCATCGAATGGCTTGCCCGCCATTTCCCCGATCACCGCGTCCATGCGGTGAACTTCCCCGGCGACCCCTACCCGATCCATATCGACGCGACCTTCACGCCGCTCCGCCCCGGCCTGATCCTCAACAATCCGCAACGCCGCCTCCCTGACGATCAACGCGCCCTCTTCGAAAAGAACGATTGGGAAATCGTCGACGCCGCCCAACCGGCCCACAACGCGCCCCCGCCGCTCTGCTATTCCTCCACCTGGCTTTCCATGAACGTCCTTGTCCTCGACCCAAAAACCGTCTGCGTCGAAGCGTCCGAGGTCTACCAGATGGAACAGATGGACAAACTCGGGATGGAGGTCATCCCCGTTAACCTCCGCGACGCCTACGCCTTCGGTGGCGGGCTCCACTGCTGCACGGCGGACGTCTATCGCGAAGGTGGACTGGAGGATTATTTTCCGGTGCAGTAG